Below is a genomic region from Paenibacillus rhizovicinus.
CGACAGACGACTTGAAGAATGGGGCAGCAGCCATGACGGCCATATAGACACCGTCCCGAGCCGCGAACAGGACCGGCCGTCCCTTATGTTCGCCCGTCCAGGCATCGTTGCCGGATCCCTTGTTCGCCATATGCGGGGTGACGAGCGCGAATACGGCATAATCGCCGATCTCCCCGGCAAGCGCTTCAAACCGGATATGCTGCAGCAGCACCTGGCGTTCCGGGTCTGCCGCGAACCGTTTCGTGATCCGGTAACGGTTCTGCAGGCATGTATTGACGATTCGAAAAGCGGGCGCCCAGGCATCGAGCCGCTCGATCATGTGCGAGGTGCCCTTTCGCTCCTCCGAGAAGAAATCGTCGGCCGCAACAAGCAGCTGCGACTCTTTGATATTGGCCGTGTCGATGCGAGGATAGTAGACTTCGTTCAGCATGCCTTGAGCGAGCGTAAACCAGACAAGCGAACGGTCGTCCATCGCCGTGCCTACCCCCGACTTGGCTCCGGTTGACCATGTAGACGCCAGTCCGGGTTTTCCGAATGCTTCTTGCATCATCCTTCATTCCTTCCCTTGCGGAGTTATCAAACCGATTGACAATAGTTGTCTTTACCCGCTCGGCGATAACCGGAATCCCTAGATGTACATTCATCGCATGTCCCTGAGGCGGTCCGGGTCTCTTCTTCCACATCCTGGCATGCGTCACGTTTAATCGTCTTCCCTACCGATGATATATCTATAGACCAAAGCTCAAACATACTCTTTTTACTAAATCATCAATAAGAATCGTTCCATCATTTACGAATGACGTATATCCGGTCTCTACGCATTGTTGTCTTATTTCATTCGCAAATAATATATCTCTGTCCATCCAATTCTTAAATGCTTGTTCTTTGTCACTGCAACCTTCAAGTGCGTTATAAACCCATGGTCTCTCTTTATAATGCGTGATTTGAAATTTTTTCGTCGGTGTAATACTAACATAGTGTTTCTGCTTAATCCCTGTCTGTTTCATTAACCTCGGAAGTAATGCTGCCCCTTCGGTTATAATTTTATTTTCCGAAGAAATAGCCTGGATATCTTGGAATAAAAATTCAAATACTTCTTCATAAAATTGTAATTCTTCTGCGTTTTGTTCTTCTGGATTCCTCATCCAAATCTGTTCCGGTGTCATTTGTGTTTGCTTGATACAATTAGGTTTGTTCTGCTTTGCCCCTCTTGCCGTATACTTATCCAGAAAATCATCTACTTTGAAATAATGGAAATTATAATGTTTTGCTATAGTTTCGGCTACAGTACTTTTTCCGCTGCATGGCGATCCGCCTATAAAATATACATTAAGCATAATAGAACCTCCTACGATTTATTCGCAGTCATCTTAAACTTTTTTACACGTTCTAGGTTCCTCATTCGAATGGATGAAATGCTGAAT
It encodes:
- a CDS encoding nucleoside/nucleotide kinase family protein — encoded protein: MLNVYFIGGSPCSGKSTVAETIAKHYNFHYFKVDDFLDKYTARGAKQNKPNCIKQTQMTPEQIWMRNPEEQNAEELQFYEEVFEFLFQDIQAISSENKIITEGAALLPRLMKQTGIKQKHYVSITPTKKFQITHYKERPWVYNALEGCSDKEQAFKNWMDRDILFANEIRQQCVETGYTSFVNDGTILIDDLVKRVCLSFGL